In one window of Kitasatospora sp. MMS16-BH015 DNA:
- a CDS encoding serine/threonine-protein kinase — protein sequence MRPVGSKYLLEESLGRGATGTVWRASVREDIAVPGIEPGRPVAIKILREELAADPDVVMRFLRERSVLLRLNHPNIVRVRDLVVEGELLALVMDLVDGPDLFRYLRSNGPFSPIAASLLMAQVADALAASHADGIVHRDLKPANVMLATLAVDGTEQMHPMLTDFGIARLADSPGITRTHEFVGTPAYVAPESADGRPQTSAVDVYGAGIMLYELVTGRPPFQGDSPIAVLHAHLAQDPERPRTMPEPLWTVIERCLRKDPAQRPSAVSLANALRVVAAGVGVHASPAAVDAALAVGALLLPDPLLAAEAPAEAQGWAAATQVLPSGAAGYDPSAATQALPAEAVGAADRTQVMSGPPAADRTQVMPPTAVPPPPPAGPGASGASASESPHPWQAQLSAARDRNQQTEVGYFDPQDFGEPQVAPRPYQGGPAPQYQPPQPYRQPGPYEGGRQYGQGNPPGRSAQAYGQGQGYGQGNGGGYGQGGPGQGGQGRGPAYGQNAQGGPGQGAPYGRQAPQPPQPGYQQAPPPQPYVAAPAPQRRAEPPVPQHREPAPPQRREPAYREPEPAPRAREREPRPRSRNRMYIPGLGCLKGCLMVLLILAVAVVALWNFTPLPDYWAQVQSWFHTAMNWVHKAGG from the coding sequence GTGCGGCCAGTCGGCAGCAAGTATCTGCTCGAGGAGAGCCTCGGGCGCGGTGCCACCGGCACCGTCTGGCGCGCGAGCGTGCGCGAGGACATCGCCGTGCCCGGGATCGAGCCGGGCCGCCCGGTCGCGATCAAGATACTGCGCGAGGAGCTGGCGGCCGACCCGGACGTGGTGATGCGCTTCCTGCGTGAGCGCTCGGTGCTGCTGCGGCTCAACCACCCCAACATCGTCCGGGTCCGCGACCTGGTGGTGGAGGGCGAGCTGCTGGCCCTGGTGATGGACCTGGTGGACGGGCCGGACCTGTTCCGCTACCTGCGCTCGAACGGGCCGTTCTCGCCGATCGCCGCCTCCCTGCTGATGGCGCAGGTGGCCGACGCGCTGGCCGCCAGCCACGCGGACGGCATCGTGCACCGCGACCTCAAGCCGGCCAACGTCATGCTGGCCACCCTCGCGGTGGACGGCACCGAGCAGATGCACCCGATGCTCACCGACTTCGGCATCGCCCGGCTGGCCGACTCCCCGGGGATCACCCGCACCCACGAGTTCGTCGGCACCCCGGCGTACGTCGCGCCGGAGTCGGCCGACGGCCGCCCGCAGACCTCCGCCGTGGACGTCTACGGCGCCGGCATCATGCTGTACGAGCTGGTCACCGGCCGTCCGCCGTTCCAGGGCGACAGCCCGATCGCGGTGCTGCACGCCCACCTCGCGCAGGACCCTGAGCGGCCGCGCACCATGCCCGAGCCGCTCTGGACGGTGATCGAGCGCTGCCTGCGCAAGGACCCGGCGCAGCGGCCCAGCGCCGTCTCGCTGGCGAACGCGCTGCGGGTGGTCGCGGCCGGGGTCGGGGTGCACGCCTCCCCGGCGGCCGTGGACGCCGCGCTGGCCGTCGGCGCCCTTCTGCTGCCGGACCCCCTGCTCGCCGCCGAGGCCCCGGCCGAGGCGCAGGGCTGGGCCGCCGCGACCCAGGTGCTGCCCTCCGGCGCGGCCGGCTACGACCCCTCGGCCGCCACCCAGGCGCTGCCCGCCGAGGCGGTCGGCGCGGCCGACCGTACCCAGGTGATGAGCGGGCCGCCGGCCGCCGACCGCACCCAGGTGATGCCGCCCACCGCCGTCCCGCCGCCGCCCCCGGCCGGCCCGGGTGCCTCGGGCGCCTCGGCCTCCGAGTCGCCGCACCCGTGGCAGGCCCAGTTGAGCGCGGCCCGCGACCGCAACCAGCAGACCGAGGTCGGCTACTTCGACCCGCAGGACTTCGGCGAGCCCCAGGTCGCCCCGCGCCCCTACCAGGGCGGTCCCGCTCCGCAGTACCAGCCGCCGCAGCCCTACCGGCAGCCCGGCCCGTACGAGGGTGGCCGCCAGTACGGCCAGGGCAACCCGCCGGGCCGCTCGGCCCAGGCGTACGGGCAGGGGCAGGGGTACGGCCAGGGCAACGGCGGCGGCTACGGCCAGGGCGGCCCCGGCCAGGGCGGTCAGGGGCGGGGCCCGGCGTACGGTCAGAACGCTCAGGGCGGGCCGGGGCAGGGCGCGCCGTACGGCCGCCAGGCGCCGCAGCCCCCGCAGCCCGGGTACCAGCAGGCGCCGCCGCCGCAGCCCTATGTGGCGGCCCCCGCCCCGCAGCGCCGGGCCGAGCCGCCGGTGCCGCAGCACCGGGAGCCGGCCCCGCCGCAGCGGCGCGAGCCGGCCTACCGCGAGCCGGAGCCCGCGCCGCGCGCGCGGGAGCGCGAGCCCCGGCCGCGCAGCCGGAACCGGATGTACATCCCTGGCCTGGGCTGTCTCAAGGGCTGCCTGATGGTGCTGCTGATCCTGGCGGTGGCCGTGGTGGCACTGTGGAACTTCACGCCGCTGCCGGATTACTGGGCCCAGGTGCAGAGCTGGTTCCACACGGCGATGAACTGGGTGCACAAGGCCGGCGGCTGA